One stretch of Candidatus Bathyarchaeia archaeon DNA includes these proteins:
- a CDS encoding 4Fe-4S binding protein, with translation MYEALLGTIFAAIVAIGLALAGVLIITIWKKDRTRKLSYLRLFIQVVSLVGIFISFTMALWLVAFFLVIFAVTLFSGRFFCGWVCPFGFYMDLIAMLRKKLGIRYWTLSDRVNGALNRLRYVIAAAILVSPLLVGALTITPASQIQFLFLRGPYHSLNLFLSPLEPLIVPWTGALANLGFVDWSFSYPYTRDIVYYINIPVVTSVLIYIFIGLTLVSTFMYRRFWCRFCPTGITLAAANRFKAFKWAPVLHINKTEEKCTKCGICKRVCPVQVTEVYEQKGGDIKTSMCLNCMRCVEMCPYEDCLKVNLGGKTVFHSRNWLEPSNIE, from the coding sequence ATGTACGAAGCACTACTGGGGACCATATTCGCAGCTATAGTTGCTATAGGTCTAGCACTTGCAGGCGTATTAATCATAACAATCTGGAAAAAAGACCGCACCCGAAAACTTAGCTACCTCCGCCTGTTCATTCAGGTGGTTTCTTTGGTGGGCATATTCATCTCGTTCACCATGGCGTTGTGGCTGGTGGCGTTCTTTTTGGTGATTTTTGCAGTCACCCTTTTCAGTGGCAGGTTTTTCTGCGGCTGGGTATGCCCCTTCGGTTTCTACATGGACCTCATTGCCATGCTTAGGAAAAAGCTGGGGATACGTTACTGGACGCTTAGCGACCGAGTCAACGGCGCCCTCAACAGGCTCCGATACGTCATCGCCGCCGCCATTTTGGTTTCACCGCTTCTGGTGGGCGCTTTAACCATCACGCCTGCATCACAAATCCAATTTCTGTTTTTGCGGGGTCCCTACCACTCTCTCAACCTGTTTTTGAGTCCGCTTGAGCCGCTTATTGTGCCTTGGACAGGTGCCTTGGCAAATCTCGGCTTTGTTGACTGGAGCTTCAGTTACCCCTACACCCGAGATATAGTGTACTACATCAACATCCCCGTCGTCACATCCGTGCTCATCTACATCTTTATCGGGTTAACTTTGGTGAGCACCTTCATGTATCGACGGTTCTGGTGCCGCTTCTGCCCCACCGGCATAACCCTTGCCGCCGCAAACCGCTTCAAAGCCTTCAAATGGGCACCCGTGCTTCACATCAACAAGACCGAAGAGAAATGCACCAAATGCGGCATATGCAAACGCGTCTGCCCCGTCCAAGTCACTGAGGTGTATGAGCAGAAGGGCGGCGACATCAAAACCTCCATGTGCCTTAACTGCATGCGTTGCGTGGAGATGTGTCCCTACGAGGACTGCCTCAAAGTGAATCTGGGTGGAAAAACCGTATTCCACTCTCGTAACTGGTTGGAACCTTCAAACATCGAATAG
- a CDS encoding YbaN family protein produces the protein MTQPEADKTRSIKNALLVAAGTICVCLGAIGIVLPILPTTPFLLLAAACYLRGSERMYHWLLTNRWFGTYIKNYHEGKGMSARGKIFTLTLLWVTILYSALFVVNSWIIQVVLFCVCIGVTAHLLKIPTYRETKTLTASNNHEIMNLKKKKTKRSKEASKRNL, from the coding sequence ATGACTCAACCTGAGGCAGATAAAACCCGCAGCATAAAAAACGCCCTCTTGGTAGCCGCAGGCACAATATGTGTGTGCCTAGGCGCCATCGGCATAGTCCTACCTATCCTGCCTACCACCCCGTTTCTCCTACTCGCCGCCGCCTGCTACCTACGCGGCTCCGAACGCATGTATCACTGGCTTCTAACCAACCGCTGGTTTGGAACCTACATCAAAAACTACCACGAAGGCAAAGGCATGTCTGCCCGAGGCAAAATCTTCACCCTCACCCTGCTCTGGGTCACCATCCTCTACTCAGCGTTGTTTGTGGTCAATTCTTGGATTATTCAGGTAGTCCTCTTCTGCGTATGCATCGGCGTAACAGCACACCTGCTGAAAATCCCTACATACCGAGAAACCAAAACGTTAACCGCTTCAAACAACCACGAAATAATGAACCTTAAAAAGAAAAAGACAAAAAGGTCTAAAGAGGCTTCCAAACGCAACTTATAG
- a CDS encoding 4Fe-4S binding protein, producing MEALLIEILKITLLAGLTIAGALTIHILAKNLSRKTSYLRLFIQLASQAALFYLIAYPLWLSLVVLGLLLATLVFGRFFCGWICPLGFYMDLVSLVRQALKVRYFNLPDWLNRGLHKLRYAVFVVLAASPLFLIDYASLPTSSSLIFISGPFNPLRILLGPLVPVVAPWQTLYESNLNFPYVDQIVYYSSADYALICVVAFVVFVLVSSFFVRRFWCRFCPTGVSIAVANRLRGFRWAPLVHLEKDQEICTKCGICKRVCTVQVTDVYEQKGGRVDTSMCMLCLRCVEMCPYEDCLKVKAAGKTLFASRNWLNPPTTEEKTKN from the coding sequence ATGGAAGCTCTATTAATCGAAATCCTCAAAATAACACTACTCGCAGGGCTGACAATAGCAGGCGCCTTAACCATTCACATTTTAGCCAAGAACCTGTCCCGAAAAACAAGCTACCTTCGACTTTTCATCCAATTAGCCTCACAGGCGGCACTGTTTTACTTAATCGCCTACCCCCTCTGGCTCAGTTTGGTGGTGCTGGGCCTTCTGCTTGCAACTTTGGTGTTTGGCAGGTTTTTCTGCGGCTGGATATGCCCGTTGGGCTTTTACATGGACCTTGTAAGTTTGGTTCGTCAAGCTCTCAAAGTGCGTTACTTCAACCTGCCTGACTGGCTAAACAGAGGATTACACAAGCTGCGTTACGCCGTTTTTGTTGTGCTTGCTGCTTCGCCGCTTTTTCTAATAGATTATGCGTCTTTGCCCACGTCTTCTTCGTTGATATTTATCTCAGGACCCTTCAATCCACTACGCATTCTGCTGGGTCCACTGGTGCCCGTGGTTGCTCCTTGGCAGACCCTTTATGAGTCTAACCTTAACTTTCCTTACGTTGACCAGATTGTCTACTACTCCAGCGCAGACTATGCATTAATTTGCGTGGTTGCTTTTGTGGTGTTTGTGTTGGTTTCTTCGTTTTTTGTGAGGCGGTTTTGGTGCCGTTTCTGCCCCACAGGGGTTTCAATTGCCGTTGCCAACAGGTTGAGGGGTTTTAGGTGGGCGCCGTTGGTTCATTTGGAAAAGGACCAAGAGATATGCACTAAGTGCGGCATATGCAAGCGGGTCTGTACAGTACAGGTCACGGACGTTTATGAGCAGAAAGGTGGACGAGTGGACACCTCTATGTGCATGCTTTGTTTAAGGTGCGTGGAGATGTGCCCCTACGAAGACTGCCTCAAAGTTAAGGCAGCAGGCAAAACGTTGTTCGCCTCCCGAAACTGGCTAAACCCACCCACGACCGAAGAAAAAACTAAAAACTAA
- a CDS encoding acyl-CoA dehydratase activase yields MVTTVGIDMGIQTVKVVVLKDRQVVARAKGFSGFEPTKAAEEVFVQALDAAKVAREEVSLVLSTGSGMDMAPYSNGTVSMMGADARAGVFLIPTARTVVDVGAEEARAVKCDERGIMMDFVVNERCAAGAGTFIEAMARALEVKMEEMGPLSLKAERASPINASCVIFGESDVVSLIHRQESKPEIARAVFDAMADRISSMVHRLGINPDVALVGGVAKDVGFIASLKRKLGLEILVPEYPEFVGALGAALTATSRAKGASK; encoded by the coding sequence ATGGTTACAACTGTTGGAATTGACATGGGTATCCAGACCGTCAAGGTTGTTGTCCTCAAAGACAGGCAAGTTGTGGCGAGAGCAAAGGGCTTTTCAGGTTTCGAACCTACCAAAGCTGCTGAGGAAGTTTTTGTCCAAGCCTTAGACGCCGCGAAAGTCGCCAGAGAAGAAGTCAGCTTAGTCCTATCAACAGGTTCAGGCATGGACATGGCACCATACTCAAACGGCACAGTAAGCATGATGGGCGCCGACGCCCGCGCAGGAGTCTTTCTGATTCCCACCGCAAGAACGGTGGTGGATGTTGGCGCTGAGGAAGCACGCGCAGTCAAATGCGACGAACGCGGCATCATGATGGACTTTGTAGTTAACGAGCGATGTGCAGCTGGCGCAGGAACCTTCATTGAAGCCATGGCAAGAGCACTTGAAGTTAAGATGGAGGAAATGGGTCCGTTAAGCTTGAAGGCGGAGCGCGCCAGCCCCATTAATGCAAGCTGCGTCATCTTCGGCGAATCCGACGTGGTCTCACTCATCCACCGGCAGGAGTCTAAACCTGAAATTGCACGCGCCGTTTTCGACGCGATGGCTGACCGCATCTCCTCGATGGTGCACAGGTTGGGGATTAACCCTGACGTTGCACTTGTTGGCGGAGTAGCCAAAGATGTGGGGTTCATCGCATCACTAAAAAGGAAGCTTGGACTAGAAATTCTAGTGCCTGAATACCCCGAGTTTGTGGGTGCGTTAGGCGCTGCGCTTACGGCGACAAGCCGAGCCAAGGGTGCATCAAAATGA
- a CDS encoding acyl-CoA dehydratase activase, whose product MTEPTKDTKEFWRWEEYRRVCSDKSWDHKDVITAGVDVGSVGSKAAIMIDGQIYAWAVTRTGSNSPDSAKKVMNMVLKDTDLTQNDIKYTVGTGYGRVNVPMANKAITEIACHAKGANYIWGPSVRTILDVGGQDIKAIHCDQTGRVTSFLMNDKCAAGTGRGMEVFADLLKIPIEEIGKVSLSLDEEPEPVSCTCVAYAKTEAVGLLRKGWSREKVLAAYTRAMAVRMANLISRVGLEKELVVTGGQSKNMGIVSRIENILGVKTLPSPNWREGELDPMLAGAMGAALLGKALYVKAQGN is encoded by the coding sequence ATGACCGAACCAACCAAAGACACAAAAGAGTTCTGGCGTTGGGAAGAATACCGCAGGGTCTGCTCTGACAAAAGCTGGGACCACAAAGACGTTATCACAGCAGGTGTGGATGTGGGCTCGGTGGGTTCTAAAGCGGCGATTATGATTGACGGCCAAATCTACGCGTGGGCAGTCACGCGAACGGGCTCCAACAGCCCCGACAGCGCCAAAAAAGTCATGAACATGGTGCTCAAGGACACGGACCTAACCCAAAACGACATCAAATACACCGTCGGCACTGGCTACGGGCGAGTCAACGTTCCAATGGCAAATAAAGCCATCACCGAAATTGCCTGCCACGCCAAAGGCGCTAACTACATTTGGGGTCCAAGCGTCCGAACCATCCTTGATGTAGGTGGACAAGACATCAAAGCAATCCACTGCGACCAAACAGGCAGAGTTACCTCATTTCTGATGAATGACAAGTGTGCCGCAGGCACAGGCAGGGGCATGGAGGTCTTTGCAGACCTGCTTAAGATACCTATTGAAGAAATCGGTAAGGTTTCTTTGTCGCTGGATGAGGAACCCGAACCCGTTAGCTGCACCTGTGTGGCATACGCCAAAACCGAAGCGGTTGGGTTGTTGCGCAAGGGCTGGTCCCGCGAAAAAGTGCTGGCGGCATACACGCGGGCGATGGCGGTGCGTATGGCTAACCTCATTAGCCGTGTGGGTCTTGAGAAGGAGCTTGTGGTTACAGGTGGACAATCCAAGAACATGGGCATTGTTTCGAGGATTGAAAACATTTTGGGGGTTAAGACGTTGCCGTCGCCGAACTGGCGGGAAGGAGAGTTAGACCCGATGTTGGCTGGAGCCATGGGCGCGGCGTTACTGGGCAAAGCTTTGTACGTGAAGGCGCAGGGCAACTGA
- a CDS encoding beta strand repeat-containing protein translates to MQINKKILSVAVTALLLLSMVAVIAPAFALSNPTLSVATGSAGTSVTVTGTDAQPFGSVTVYWDSLSGAVLGTGAVDASGAYSVKVKIPSATATAPAATPAVHHYIVVNDGTGAKGTEFVVTPRLVASTTPATNDTSYDAKVLPGDALTLTGDGFKGSTGTSTVSVTVTLDNGVHAPFTITTPPIATNGTGSFVATITVPNTITETDYGAFTVTATDGTNTATSDVLVGYYAAVNPASGPAGVTITVSGRIPPSKAYTVSISGPGVASTQIASGTSSGTGAYSNAYTIPTLLASNDYQIKVDWTTDFATTTLKVLPAPTLTLSPTQGVAGKEITASGANFVASSNVTLYFGSTVVNSTALDKRFKASDSNGVVSNIFSVPTLEPGTYTVRLVDDYGASATAQFKILPAAVTTITTASSYVQGDTISFIITSTDGSFTNPVIAIKDGSDIYWWKSPVLTVTDMPDGSRQVLFQDQIINGVPMTLSANAPTGVWNWTISFSDSLGAHTTSATNWQTGTFTVTAGGISGINTQLNNMNAILLQINGTVATLQTSSGGNMTVDLSSLNAKLDSISGNIATLSTNVGAVKTSVSSLSGTISSIDSGVATIKTNLGSIQTSISSLDAVLGAVAGDTATLKTSIGDVTTSLSSIGTTVTGINNNVATVKTDLGTLSGTVTSISGNVATIQTSIGSMQADISNMQSDVSSSKSSTDSLTPLIIVAIVLALVAAIAAIASIVLMRRKIAG, encoded by the coding sequence ATGCAAATAAACAAAAAAATATTATCAGTAGCTGTAACTGCTCTTCTGCTTCTCTCCATGGTCGCGGTCATAGCACCAGCATTTGCACTTAGCAATCCAACTCTTTCTGTTGCAACTGGGTCTGCCGGAACCAGCGTTACAGTCACCGGAACAGATGCTCAACCCTTCGGTTCTGTTACTGTATATTGGGATTCATTATCAGGCGCAGTTCTTGGTACTGGCGCAGTAGATGCCTCTGGCGCATATAGCGTCAAAGTGAAAATTCCCTCAGCTACTGCAACAGCTCCTGCCGCTACTCCTGCTGTTCATCACTATATCGTAGTCAACGACGGCACCGGTGCTAAAGGCACTGAATTCGTTGTTACTCCCCGTTTAGTTGCAAGTACAACTCCGGCCACAAATGACACATCATACGACGCAAAAGTTTTGCCTGGCGACGCCCTCACCTTAACCGGCGACGGTTTTAAGGGCAGCACCGGAACTTCAACCGTATCAGTGACTGTAACACTTGACAACGGCGTCCACGCACCCTTCACTATAACCACACCACCAATAGCCACAAATGGAACCGGTTCATTTGTAGCCACAATAACAGTTCCAAACACAATAACAGAAACTGATTACGGCGCTTTCACAGTAACAGCGACAGACGGAACTAACACTGCAACATCCGATGTTCTGGTTGGCTATTATGCTGCAGTTAACCCAGCAAGTGGTCCAGCGGGCGTCACAATCACCGTCTCAGGCAGAATTCCCCCTTCCAAAGCATACACCGTATCAATTTCTGGTCCAGGTGTTGCATCAACACAAATAGCCTCTGGTACCTCAAGCGGAACAGGTGCATACTCTAACGCATACACCATACCAACTCTTCTAGCATCCAACGACTACCAAATCAAAGTAGACTGGACAACTGACTTTGCAACAACCACACTCAAAGTTTTACCTGCACCTACCTTGACCTTGAGCCCAACGCAAGGTGTAGCTGGTAAAGAAATAACTGCTTCTGGCGCTAACTTCGTTGCATCGTCAAACGTAACCCTGTACTTCGGCAGCACAGTTGTCAACAGTACAGCACTAGATAAAAGATTCAAAGCAAGCGATTCCAATGGTGTAGTAAGTAACATATTCTCTGTACCTACCCTTGAACCAGGAACCTATACTGTCAGATTAGTTGACGACTATGGTGCATCCGCAACTGCACAATTCAAGATACTTCCTGCAGCAGTCACAACAATAACCACCGCAAGCTCATACGTCCAAGGTGATACAATCAGCTTCATCATAACCAGCACGGATGGTTCCTTCACTAACCCAGTGATTGCAATTAAAGATGGTTCTGACATTTACTGGTGGAAATCTCCAGTTCTAACAGTGACTGACATGCCTGACGGCAGTCGCCAAGTACTATTCCAAGACCAAATAATTAACGGCGTACCAATGACGCTGTCAGCTAATGCCCCAACAGGCGTATGGAACTGGACAATATCTTTCTCCGACTCTCTCGGCGCACACACTACTAGCGCAACTAACTGGCAGACTGGCACATTCACAGTTACTGCAGGCGGAATCAGCGGAATCAACACCCAACTCAACAACATGAATGCAATTCTGCTGCAAATCAACGGAACAGTCGCTACACTACAAACATCCAGCGGCGGCAACATGACCGTTGACCTGAGCTCACTTAACGCTAAACTCGACAGCATCTCAGGCAACATCGCAACACTCTCCACCAACGTTGGCGCAGTCAAAACCTCAGTCAGTTCACTTAGTGGCACCATCTCCAGCATAGACAGCGGCGTAGCAACCATCAAAACAAACTTAGGCTCAATCCAGACAAGCATCAGTAGCCTTGATGCAGTACTCGGTGCAGTTGCAGGCGACACAGCAACCCTCAAGACCAGCATCGGCGACGTAACAACCTCACTGTCTTCAATCGGCACAACAGTCACAGGCATCAACAACAACGTAGCAACCGTAAAGACTGACCTAGGCACACTATCAGGCACAGTCACCTCAATCAGCGGCAACGTAGCAACCATCCAGACCAGCATCGGTAGCATGCAAGCAGACATCAGCAACATGCAATCAGACGTCAGCAGCAGCAAGAGCTCAACTGACAGCCTTACACCTCTGATCATCGTCGCAATCGTGCTTGCCCTCGTAGCAGCAATCGCTGCAATTGCAAGCATCGTTTTGATGCGCCGAAAGATCGCAGGTTAA
- a CDS encoding 4Fe-4S dicluster domain-containing protein, which yields MITHYGYIDGSGEYFIIIDSDKCSGCQKCVEACPQKALELVTEFIDLEDKTVAAVSEEHRKKIRYTCAQCRPQDNQTPCVLACSQGAISCVWKPL from the coding sequence GTGATTACGCATTATGGCTACATTGACGGCTCAGGCGAATACTTCATCATCATTGACTCTGACAAATGCAGCGGATGCCAAAAATGCGTGGAAGCATGCCCACAAAAGGCGCTGGAATTGGTCACTGAATTCATCGACTTGGAGGACAAAACCGTCGCCGCCGTCTCTGAAGAGCATCGGAAAAAAATCCGCTACACCTGCGCCCAATGCCGACCTCAAGATAACCAGACACCGTGCGTTTTGGCATGCAGCCAAGGTGCTATAAGTTGCGTTTGGAAGCCTCTTTAG
- a CDS encoding sulfite exporter TauE/SafE family protein: MSLLPEVANPYLAALAGGLLYGVAFCTSTCLPYVASYIAGINAGFRKGISVTVMFNLGRITAYAIIGAAIGALNLLVNDSLLSSFQTYSSTAFSIITIGIGVTLLLRKKPQGCSNCTAKATPNETSGKLRSRFDIRAYTLGLSRGLVLCTPLMALLAYSLTFASPFDSFALAVLFGVGTSLSPILLIGGATGWLLNKAPLFRVWISRLGAVALIILGVITLLDAIII; this comes from the coding sequence ATGTCGTTGCTGCCTGAAGTTGCCAACCCATACTTAGCCGCCTTAGCTGGCGGATTACTGTACGGTGTAGCTTTTTGCACTTCAACCTGCCTACCCTACGTGGCAAGCTACATTGCAGGCATAAATGCAGGGTTTCGCAAAGGCATCTCAGTTACCGTGATGTTCAATTTGGGACGCATAACCGCCTACGCCATAATCGGGGCAGCCATCGGCGCCTTAAACCTGCTTGTCAACGACTCGCTGCTCTCCTCCTTCCAAACTTACTCCTCAACAGCATTTAGCATAATCACAATCGGTATCGGCGTGACGTTGCTATTGAGGAAAAAACCGCAAGGATGCAGCAACTGCACCGCCAAGGCAACACCCAACGAAACTTCAGGTAAGCTGCGGAGCAGGTTTGACATTCGAGCCTACACACTGGGGCTATCCCGAGGGTTGGTGCTGTGCACGCCGTTAATGGCGCTTCTGGCGTACTCGCTAACGTTCGCCTCGCCCTTTGACAGTTTCGCCTTAGCTGTCCTGTTTGGAGTAGGAACATCTCTTTCGCCCATTCTCCTAATTGGAGGCGCTACGGGGTGGCTGCTCAACAAGGCACCTCTGTTTCGCGTGTGGATTTCAAGGTTGGGCGCTGTTGCCTTGATAATTTTGGGCGTGATAACTCTTTTAGACGCAATAATTATTTAA
- a CDS encoding 2-hydroxyacyl-CoA dehydratase subunit D, with the protein MKSQSAEKKYLPDMPQKEVEELNASVKAASERIMADNIERMKKTDPNRPAAMQYFDEVSNFFGMRQKEIQEAKAQGRKVIGYLCVFAPIELILAADAIPVRVNSGWYDTSKLGDRIVPVEVCPVIRSTIGAKMIDLSPYLELSDAVISTLTCDGQTKLSEILSDAKQMWIMTPPRVKDSAQSLHLWKEEIKAIKTQIEKLTGNKITPKKLKEAIETMQKATKAFRRLQDLRKGNPVIMGRDAMLVNQMSMWDDIKRWTKKTEALCDELEKRAEKNEWACPPDTPRVIVTGTPMFWPDNWKLPTLIEEATPQGILVGDELCSSDRVLYDPVGIDEWTMDDMINGIAERYLMASTCPCFTSKDGNEDRVNWLLNKVKDTKAQGVIYYVIRGCMLYAMEYSRVKKALDKVDIPVYYLDTEYTREDVGQMKTRVEAFLEMLSARVDF; encoded by the coding sequence ATGAAAAGCCAAAGTGCAGAAAAAAAGTACCTGCCGGACATGCCTCAAAAAGAAGTTGAGGAGCTAAACGCCTCCGTGAAAGCAGCTTCAGAGAGAATCATGGCAGACAACATTGAGCGGATGAAGAAAACCGACCCTAACCGCCCCGCAGCCATGCAGTACTTTGATGAAGTTTCAAACTTTTTTGGAATGCGCCAAAAAGAAATCCAAGAAGCCAAAGCTCAAGGTAGAAAAGTCATCGGGTATCTCTGTGTGTTTGCTCCCATCGAACTGATTTTAGCCGCCGACGCCATTCCCGTCCGAGTGAACTCAGGCTGGTATGACACCTCCAAATTGGGAGACCGCATCGTGCCCGTGGAGGTCTGCCCTGTTATCCGCTCCACCATCGGCGCAAAAATGATTGACCTCTCACCCTACTTGGAGCTAAGCGACGCCGTCATAAGCACCTTAACCTGTGACGGCCAAACCAAGCTAAGCGAAATCCTTAGCGACGCCAAACAAATGTGGATAATGACCCCACCCCGCGTCAAAGACAGCGCGCAGTCTCTGCACTTATGGAAGGAAGAAATCAAAGCCATCAAAACCCAAATTGAAAAACTCACGGGAAACAAAATCACGCCCAAAAAACTTAAAGAAGCCATCGAAACCATGCAGAAAGCCACCAAAGCGTTTCGTCGGCTACAGGACCTGCGCAAAGGCAACCCTGTCATCATGGGCAGGGACGCAATGCTGGTTAACCAGATGAGTATGTGGGACGATATTAAACGTTGGACGAAAAAGACTGAGGCGCTCTGTGACGAGCTGGAGAAACGTGCAGAGAAGAATGAGTGGGCTTGTCCGCCTGATACCCCGCGGGTTATTGTGACGGGAACGCCGATGTTTTGGCCTGATAACTGGAAGTTGCCCACGCTGATTGAGGAGGCGACTCCGCAGGGGATACTTGTGGGTGACGAGTTATGTAGTAGCGACCGCGTCCTCTACGACCCCGTAGGCATCGACGAATGGACAATGGATGACATGATTAACGGCATAGCCGAACGGTACCTGATGGCTTCCACCTGCCCATGCTTTACCAGCAAAGACGGAAACGAAGACCGCGTCAACTGGCTACTAAACAAAGTCAAAGATACCAAAGCGCAGGGCGTCATCTACTATGTCATCCGCGGCTGCATGCTCTACGCCATGGAGTACTCTCGCGTAAAAAAGGCGCTAGACAAAGTTGACATCCCAGTCTACTATTTAGACACAGAATATACCAGAGAAGATGTTGGACAAATGAAAACACGAGTTGAAGCATTCCTTGAAATGTTGTCTGCAAGGGTGGACTTTTAG